In Brachypodium distachyon strain Bd21 chromosome 2, Brachypodium_distachyon_v3.0, whole genome shotgun sequence, one genomic interval encodes:
- the LOC100837177 gene encoding uncharacterized protein LOC100837177 produces the protein MMKAGGDRPKLVRGLRQESRRFRLLVIVVGFFLVSLTFVVVSKPDAMLFGLNGKLPADQTPTSILIQQKVNAPPVSSRKTSTNTFGVDPKVVDDEAYVKQKGLRAGEEEDSRVLSEPDPASGMMEPKPIPNKDGKKGDKSDEEVLGGERKGEGEHGHAEEKHRVTLPTVSNYTIHDAEDNENAKQEGTTNSQQGSKPLCDFSNFRANVCEMRGDVRVHPRATSILFMEPDGSQRDEVWKIKPYPRKGDEFCLSHITELTVKSSKVAAECTKYHDVPAVIFSLTGYTGNLFHDFTDVLVPLFTTASEFNGEVQFLITDMALWWTIKYQTVLQKLSKYPLIDFSKDDQVHCFKHAIVGTHAYMEFTIDSSKAPHGLTMVDFNRFMRGAYSLGKDTAVVLGETPKVKPRLLIIKRHRTRMFLNLEEIITMAEELGFEVVIDEANVSSDISGFAKLVNSVDVMMGVHGAGLTNCVFLPHNATLIQIVPWGGLDWISRTDFGNPAEMMGLRYKQYAISVDESSLTDQYPKDHEIFKNPISFHKRGFEFIRRTFMDKQNVKLDCKRFRPILLEALDNLNP, from the exons ATGATGAAGGCCGGAGGAGATCGGCCGAAGCTCGTCCGGGGCCTCCGGCAGGAGTCGCGGCGGTTCCGGCTgctcgtcatcgtcgtcggcttcttcctcgtctccctcaccttcgtcgtcgtctccaAGCCCGACGCCATGCTCTTCGGCC TGAACGGCAAGCTGCCGGCGGACCAGACGCCGACGTCCATCCTGATCCAGCAGAAGGTGAACGCGCCCCCCGTTTCCTCCCGGAAAACCTCCACAAACACTTTCG GTGTAGACCCCAAAGTTGTGGACGACGAAGCATATGTGAAACAGAAAG GGTTGAgagccggcgaggaggaggacagcaGGGTGCTGAGCGAGCCGGACCCGGCTAGCGGAATGATGGAGCCCAAGCCGATCCCCAACAAGGACGGGAAAAAAGGCGATAAATCCGACGAGGAGGTGTTAG GTGGGGAGAGGAAAGGGGAGGGGGAGCATGGGCACGCGGAGGAGAAGCACAGGGTCACCCTTCCAACAGTTTCCAATTACACCATTCATGACGCCGAGGACAACGAGAATGCTAAGCAAGAAG gtACGACTAATTCCCAGCAGGGGAGCAAGCCCTTGTGCGATTTCTCAAATTTCCGAGCAAACGTGTGCGAGATGCGTGGCGATGTTAGAGTTCACCCGAGGGCCACTTCCATCCTCTTCATGGAGCCTGACGGTTCACAGAGAGATGAGGTGTGGAAGATTAAGCCTTACCCTCGGAAAGGGGACGAGTTCTGCCTCAGCCATATCACTGAGTTGACAGTGAAATCAAGCAAAGTGGCAGCTGAATGCACCAAATACCACGACGTGCCTGCCGTGATCTTCTCACTGACCGGCTACACAGGGAACCTGTTCCATGACTTCACTGACGTGCTCGTCCCTCTTTTCACGACGGCGAGCGAGTTCAACGGCGAAGTTCAGTTCCTTATAACAGACATGGCACTCTGGTGGACGATCAAGTACCAGACGGTGCTCCAGAAGCTATCCAAGTACCCTTTGATTGATTTCAGCAAGGACGACCAAGTGCACTGCTTCAAACACGCCATTGTCGGCACCCATGCCTACATGGAGTTCACAATCGACTCGTCGAAGGCGCCACACGGTCTCACAATGGTTGATTTCAACAGATTCATGCGTGGAGCCTACTCGCTGGGCAAGGACACAGCGGTGGTGCTTGGAGAGACCCCCAAGGTCAAGCCAAGGTTGCTCATCATCAAGAGGCACCGTACAAGAATGTTCCTCAACCTCGAAGAGATCATCACCATGGCCGAGGAGCTCGGCTTTGAGGTGGTGATCGACGAGGCGAATGTGAGCTCCGACATCTCTGGGTTCGCAAAGCTTGTTAACTCTGTTGACGTGATGATGGGCGTCCACGGTGCTGGGCTCACCAACTGCGTGTTCTTGCCACACAATGCCACGCTCATTCAGATAGTGCCATGGGGTGGCCTGGACTGGATATCGCGCACCGATTTCGGTAACCCGGCAGAGATGATGGGTCTGCGGTACAAGCAGTATGCTATCAGCGTCGACGAGAGCAGCCTCACGGATCAATACCCGAAGGATCATGAGATCTTCAAGAACCCTATCTCGTTTCACAAGCGTGGGTTTGAGTTCATCAGACGTACCTTCATGGATAAGCAAAATGTGAAGCTGGACTGCAAGAGGTTCAGACCTATTCTCTTGGAGGCACTGGACAATCTCAACCCGTAA